GCTGGAATAAAAACAGCGAAGGCTGGCTGGAAAAGGACGGCAAAAGGTTCCAGTTTACCCTTATCACCAACAGCGGTAACGAGTTGCGCAAAGCCGTACTGGCCGTCGCGCAGGATAGCTGGAAAAAAATCGGCATCGATGTCCGCACGGATCTGCTGGAGTGGTCGGTATTTATCCAGGAGCGGGTTCACAAACTGGATTTTGACGCCATTATCTTAGGCTGGCGGATGGGTATCGATCCGGACCTTTATCAGATCTGGCATTCCAGCCAGACCGGCCCATATCAGCTTAATTTTGTGGGATTTAACAATCCGGAGGCCGATGATCTCATTATCAAGATCCGACAGGAATATAATTTTCAAAAGCAGGTGGAATATACCCACCGCCTGCATCAAATTATTGCCGATCAACAGCCATACACGTTCCTCTATGTAAACAAATGGTCTGCGGTCCTGGACCGGCGAATCGTCATCAAAGAAACGAATGCCGACAGCAGTGCCGCATACAGAAAAATACGACCGACCAAGACCGGCGACTATACCTTTTATTTCAACAAATGGATCAAGCTGCCGGAGGCGCCCCGATTCGCCGTCGACGGATAAAGGGAAATGAGGGAACAGGGGTCAGGGATCAGAAAGAAAGACCGAAGGCAGACAGGCCGGAGGCTGAAGGAACAACGATGGGGATCGGGAATCAGGAATCAGTTGTCGGGGATAGGATTTTGGGACCCGTAACCGGGAAGAATTTAAAAGATAGTTTTTAAACCGTGAACCGTGAACCCTGAACCCTGAACCGTGAACCTTTCCCCGAATATTCGGGCGAAGAAAAATTCTTATCAAATTTAGTTCGGAACATCATTATGATTTCATTTATCGGTAGAAGTTTTATACAGAAAATAATAACGTTGTTTTTTGTCTCCATCGTTTCATTTTTGATTATTCATCTGGCGCCCGGCAAGCCCAGCCAGGTAGACCCTTTAAATCCGAAGTTTACACCGGAAATGGTGGAACGGTTTCGCCAGGCGTTCCATCTGGACAAGCCCCTCTATGTCCAATATGTCTATTTTTACCGGGATCTTTTGACCGGCCGGACCGTATCGTGGAAGGACAACCAATCGGTCCTCGCTAAAATCTGGGAACGCTTTCTGAACAGTTTGCCCCTGTTTATCGTGGGGACAATCTTGACATGGACCCTTTCTTTTCCAGCCGGCATTCGATCGGCCATCTATAGAGGCCGTCTGTACGACCGCACGACGACCTTTCTTTCCTATCTGCTGATTTCGATTCCCGGTTTTTTCTTCGCCTATATCCTGATCATCCTTGTGGTCACCCGATTCCAGGTTCCCGTTATCGGCATGGAAACATTCGGCGTCGCCAATGCTGCCTGGCCCAATGTGATCATGGACAGAATCTGGCACCTGCTGCTCCCTTCCGTACTGGGCGCTACCGGCGGCATCGCGGTGCTTTCAAGGTACGTCCGCAGTCAGATGCTTGAAGTCGAAGGACAGGATTATGTGCGCACCGCCAGGGCCAAAGGGCTGCCGCCGGATCAGGTCCATTATAAGCACGCCCTGCGAAACGCCCTGCTCCCTTTTGTAACCATGTTCGGCCTGATCCTGCCGGGCCTGATCGGCGGTTCGGTTATCATTGAATCTATTTTCTCCTGGCCCGGGATGGGTCGGATGGCCTATGAAGCCATCCTTGCCA
This region of Desulfobacterales bacterium genomic DNA includes:
- a CDS encoding ABC transporter permease codes for the protein MISFIGRSFIQKIITLFFVSIVSFLIIHLAPGKPSQVDPLNPKFTPEMVERFRQAFHLDKPLYVQYVYFYRDLLTGRTVSWKDNQSVLAKIWERFLNSLPLFIVGTILTWTLSFPAGIRSAIYRGRLYDRTTTFLSYLLISIPGFFFAYILIILVVTRFQVPVIGMETFGVANAAWPNVIMDRIWHLLLPSVLGATGGIAVLSRYVRSQMLEVEGQDYVRTARAKGLPPDQVHYKHALRNALLPFVTMFGLILPGLIGGSVIIESIFSWPGMGRMAYEAILARDYPVILTVNFVSAVLVLLGTFISDLMYMLVDPRIRL